From Kogia breviceps isolate mKogBre1 chromosome 2, mKogBre1 haplotype 1, whole genome shotgun sequence, one genomic window encodes:
- the AMMECR1L gene encoding AMMECR1-like protein isoform X1 yields MGKRRCVPPLEPKLAAGCCGVKKPKLSAGGTHGHGSQSTAVPGSSVGPLQNHQHVDGGGGRENVSDLTLGPGNPPITRMNPASGALSPLPRPNGTASATKNLVVTAEMCCYCFDVLYCHLYGFPQPRLPRFTNDPYPLFVTWKTGRDKRLRGCIGTFSAMNLHSGLREYTLTSALKDSRFPPLTREELPKLFCSVSLLTNFEDASDYLDWEVGVHGIRIEFINEKGVKRTATYLPEVAKEQDWDQIQTIDSLLRKGGFKAPITSEFRKTIKLTRYRSEKVTISYAEYIASRQHCFQNGTLHAPPLYNHYS; encoded by the exons ATGGGAAAAAGACGCTGCGTCCCCCCGCTGGAGCCCAAGCTGGCGGCAGGCTGTTGTGGGGTTAAGAAGCCTAAGCTGTCTGCAGGTGGGACGCACGGTCACGGGAGCCAGTCCACAGCCGTCCCCGGCTCCAGCGTGGGGCCTCTTCAGAACCACCAGCATGTGGACGGCGGCGGTGGTCGCGAGAACGTGTCGGACTTAACTCTGGGACCTGGAAACCCTCCCATCACACGGATGAACCCCGCATCGGGAGCGCTGAGCCCTCTCCCCAGGCCCAATGGAACTGCCAGCGCCACCAAGAATCTGGTGGTGACCGCAGAGATGTGCTGCTACTGCTTCGACGTCCTCTACTGTCACCTCTACGGCTTCCCACAGCCACGCCTTCCTAGATTCACCAATGACCCCTA TCCGCTCTTTGTGACGTGGAAGACAGGGCGGGACAAGCGGCTTCGTGGCTGCATTGGGACCTTCTCAGCCATGAATCTTCATTCAGGACTCAGGGAATACACGCTAACCAG TGCACTTAAGGACAGCCGATTCCCCCCCCTGACCCGAGAGGAGCTGCCTAAACTTTTCTGCTCTGTCTCCCTCCTTACTAACTTTGAGGATGCCAGTGATTACCTGGACTGGGAG GTTGGGGTCCATGGGATTCGAATTGAATTCATCAATGAAAAAGGCGTCAAACGTACAGCCACATATTTACCTGAGGTTGCAAAGGAACAAG ACTGGGATCAGATCCAGACGATAGACTCCTTGCTCAGGAAAGGTGGCTTTAAGGCTCCAATTACCAGTGAATTCAGAAAAACCATCAAACTCACCAG GTACCGAAGTGAGAAGGTGACAATCAGTTATGCAGAATATATTGCTTCTCGACAGCACTGTTTCCAGAATGGCACTCTTCATGCCCCGCCCCTCTACAATCATTACTCCTGA
- the AMMECR1L gene encoding AMMECR1-like protein isoform X2 encodes MEEYEEKVLALGRLELADHTQKLNSVHTPSGQRWRGSYSCDCVRGEEMQRKMCSLFREVLPCDTVNRKILTESVESLSLDLSGISPLFVTWKTGRDKRLRGCIGTFSAMNLHSGLREYTLTSALKDSRFPPLTREELPKLFCSVSLLTNFEDASDYLDWEVGVHGIRIEFINEKGVKRTATYLPEVAKEQDWDQIQTIDSLLRKGGFKAPITSEFRKTIKLTRYRSEKVTISYAEYIASRQHCFQNGTLHAPPLYNHYS; translated from the exons ATGGAGGAGTATGAAGAAAAAGTCCTTGCTCTCGGAAGACTTGAGTTGGCAGATCACACACAGAAGCTAAATAGTGTTCACACACCGTCTGGGCAGAGGTGGAGAGGAAGTTACTCCTGTGATTGTGTCAGAGGAGaagaaatgcagagaaaaatgtgCTCACTCTTTAGGGAAGTATTGCCGTGCGATACCGTGAACAGAAAAATCCTGACTGAGTCGGTGGAGAGTCTAAGCCTTGATCTGAGTGGGATCAG TCCGCTCTTTGTGACGTGGAAGACAGGGCGGGACAAGCGGCTTCGTGGCTGCATTGGGACCTTCTCAGCCATGAATCTTCATTCAGGACTCAGGGAATACACGCTAACCAG TGCACTTAAGGACAGCCGATTCCCCCCCCTGACCCGAGAGGAGCTGCCTAAACTTTTCTGCTCTGTCTCCCTCCTTACTAACTTTGAGGATGCCAGTGATTACCTGGACTGGGAG GTTGGGGTCCATGGGATTCGAATTGAATTCATCAATGAAAAAGGCGTCAAACGTACAGCCACATATTTACCTGAGGTTGCAAAGGAACAAG ACTGGGATCAGATCCAGACGATAGACTCCTTGCTCAGGAAAGGTGGCTTTAAGGCTCCAATTACCAGTGAATTCAGAAAAACCATCAAACTCACCAG GTACCGAAGTGAGAAGGTGACAATCAGTTATGCAGAATATATTGCTTCTCGACAGCACTGTTTCCAGAATGGCACTCTTCATGCCCCGCCCCTCTACAATCATTACTCCTGA